One genomic region from Anopheles bellator chromosome 2, idAnoBellAS_SP24_06.2, whole genome shotgun sequence encodes:
- the LOC131211951 gene encoding myosin-VIIa gives MVIVTRGDYIWIEPVSGREFDVAIGARVISAEGRRIQVRDDDGNEQWLTPERRIKAMHASSVQGVEDMISLGDLHEAGILRNLLIRYNENLIYTYTGSILVAVNPYQILPIYTADQIKLYKERKIGELPPHIFAIGDNSYAHMRRYGQDQCIVISGESGAGKTESTKLILQYLAAISGKHSWIEQQILEANPILEAFGNAKTVRNDNSSRFGKYIDIHFNSGGVIEGAKIEQYLLEKSRIVSQNADERNYHIFYCLLAGLSPDEKRRLDLGQASDYRYLTGGGCIRCDGRNDAAEFADIRSAMKVLCFSDHEIWEILKLLAALLHTGNIKYNATVIDNLDATEIPEHINVERVANLLEVPLQPFIDALTRKTLFAHGETVVSTLSRDQSMDVRDAFVKGIYGRLFVLIVKKINQAIYKPKSSTRSAIGVLDIFGFENFDHNSFEQFCINFANENLQQFFVQHIFKLEQEEYNHESINWQHIEFVDNQDALDLIAIKQLNIMALIDEESKFPKGTDQTMLAKLHKTHGTHRNYLKPKSDINTSFGLNHFAGVVFYDTRGFLEKNRDTFSADLLQLISSSTNKFLQLVFAEDIGMGAETRKRTPTLSTQFKKSLDSLMKTLAQCQPFFIRCIKPNELKRPMMFDRALCCRQLRYSGMMETIRIRRAGYPIRHNFRDFVERYRFLINGVPPAHRTDCRMATSKICATVLGRSDYQLGHTKVFLKDAHDLFLEQERDRVLTRKILILQRSIRGWVYRRRFLRMRQAAITIQKHWKGYAQRERYRKMRIGYMRLQALIRSRVLSHRFRHLRGHIVRLQARIRGYLVRREYGHKMWAVIKIQSHVRRMIAMKRYHKLKLEYRRHHEALRLRRMEEEELKHQGNKRAKEIAEQHYRDRLNEIERKDLEIELEERRRVEVKKNIINDAARKADEPVDDSKLVEAMFDFLPDSSSEAPTPHGGRETSVFNDLPVNAGNHEDIIGPIHTISEDEEDLSEFKFQKFAATYFQGNITHYYSRKPLKHPLLPLHTQGDQLAAQALWITILRFTGDLPEPRYHTMDRDNTSVMSKVTATLGRNFIRSKEFQEAQMMGLDPEAFLKQKPRSIRHKLVSLTLKRKNKLGEDVRRRLQDEEYTADSYQSWLESRPTSNLEKLHFIIGHGILRAELRDEIYCQICKQLTNNPSKSSHARGWILLSLCVGCFAPSEKFVNYLRSFIREGPPGYAPYCEERLKRTFNNGTRNQPPSWLELQATKSKKPIMLPITFMDGNTKTLLADSATTARELCNQLSDKITLKDQFGFSLYIALFDKVSSLGSGGDHVMDAISQCEQYAKEQGAQERNAPWRLFFRKEIFAPWHNPIEDQVATNLIYQQVVRGVKFGEYRCDKEEDLAMIAAQQYYIEYSTDMSMDRLYTLLPNFIPDYCLTGIEKAIDRWAALVLTAYKKSYYLKDKAAALKVKEDVVSYAKYKWPLLFSRFYEAYRNSGPNLPKNDVIIAVNWTGVYVVDDQEQVLLELSFPEITAVSSQKTNKVFTQTFSLSTVRNEEFTFQSPNAEDIRDLVVYFLEGLKKRSKYVIALQDYKAPGEGTSFLSFLKGDLIILEDESTGETVLNSGWCIGCCERTQERGDFPAEIVYVLPTLTKPPPDILALFSVEDAHHGKRLNSVHSNGSSEGRDRPHSLAEYSLDHFRPPPKRTMSKALSTLSSKRGTDELWRYSRDPLKQPLLKKLLAKEELSEESCLAFVAIMKYMGDLPSKRPRIGNEITDHIFDGPLKHEILRDEIYCQLMKQLTDNRNRLSEERGWELMWLSTGLFACSQQLLKELTLFLRTRRHPISQDSLHRLQKTIRNGQRKYPPHQVEVEAIQHKTTQIFHKVYFPDDTDEAFEVDSSTRAKDFCHNISQRLNLRSSEGFSLFVKIADKVISVPEGDFFFDFVRHLTDWIKKARPTRDGSNPQFTYQVFFMKKLWTNTVPGKDRNADLIFHYHQELPKLLRGYHKCSKEEAIKLAALVYRVRFGESKQELQAIPQMLRELIPSDLIKLQNVNDWKRSIVAAYNQDAGMSPEDAKITFLKIVYRWPTFGSAFFEVKQTTEPNYPEMLLIAINKHGVSLIHPSSKDILVTHPFTRISNWSSGNTYFHMTIGNLVRGSKLLCETSLGYKMDDLLTSYISLMLTNMNKQRTIRVK, from the exons ATGGTTATCGTTACACGG GGTGATTATATCTGGATCGAGCCCGTGTCCGGTCGAGAGTTCGATGTAGCGATCGGGGCTCGTGTCATCTCAGCCGAGGGCCGCCGGATTCAGGtgcgggacgacgacggcaacgaaCAATGGCTGACACCGGAGCGCCGCATCAAGGCGATGCACGCCTCGTCGGTGCAGGGCGTCGAGGATATGATATCGCTCGGCGATCTGCACGAGGCCGGCATCCTGCGCAATCTCCTGATACGCTACAACGAGAACCTCATCTAT ACCTATACCGGTTCGATTTTGGTGGCGGTCAACCCGTACCAGATACTGCCGATCTACACTGCCGACCAGATTAAGTTGTATAAGGAGCGCAAGATCGGGGAGCTGCCACCGCACATCTTCGCGATCGGGGACAATTCGTACGCACACATGCGCCGCTACGGCCAGGACCAGTGCATCGTCATATCGGGCGAGTCGGGCGCCGGTAAGACGGAGAGCACCAAACTGATCCTCCAGTACCTGGCGGCGATCAGCGGAAAGCACTCGTGGATCGAGCAGCAGATCCTCGAGGCCAATCCGATCCTGGAGGCGTTCGGTAACGCCAAAACGGTCCGCAACGACAACTCGTCCCGCTTCGGCAAGTACATCGACATCCACTTCAACAGTGGCGGTGTGATCGAGGGCGCCAAGATCGAGCAGTATCTGCTGGAGAAGTCGCGCATCGTGTCGCAGAACGCGGACGAGCGGAACTACCACATCTTCTACTGCCTGCTGGCGGGCCTGTCACCGGACGAGAAGCGGCGGCTCGATCTGGGCCAAGCGTCCGACTATCGGTACCtcaccggcggcggttgtATACGGTGCGACGGGCGTAACGATGCGGCCGAGTTTGCCGACATCCGGTCGGCGATGAAGGTACTCTGCTTCTCGGATCACGAGATCTGGGAGATCCTGAAGCTGCTGGCGGCCCTCCTGCACACCGGTAACATTAAGTACAACGCGACCGTGATCGACAATCTGGACGCCACGGAGATTCCGGAGCACATCAACGTGGAGCGGGTGGCGAACCTGCTCGAGGTGCCACTGCAACCGTTCATCGACGCCCTCACCCGCAAGACACTCTTCGCGCACGGCGAAACCGTCGTGTCGACGCTTTCGCGCGACCAATCGATGGACGTGCGGGACGCGTTCGTCAAGGGTATCTACGGCCGGTTGTTTGTGCTGATCGTCAAGAAGATCAACCAGGCGATCTACAAACCGAAATCGTCCACCCGGAGCGCAATCGGCGTGCTGGACATCTTCGGTTTCGAGAACTTTGACCACAACAGCTTCGAGCAGTTTTGCATTAACTTTGCGAACGAAAATCTGCAGCAGTTCTTTGTGCAGCACATTTTCAAGCTCGAACAGGAGGAGTACAACCACGAGAGCATCAACTGGCAGCACATCGAGTTCGTGGACAACCAGGACGCGCTGGATCTGATTGCGATCAAGCAGCTCAACATCATGGCGCTGATCGACGAGGAGAGCAAGTTCCCGAAGGGCACCGATCAGACGATGCTGGCGAAGCTGCACAAAACGCACGGCACGCACCGGAACTATCTGAAGCCCAAGTCGGACATTAACACGAGCTTCGGGCTGAACCACTTTGCCGGCGTGGTGTTCTACGACACGCGCGGCTTCCTGGAGAAGAACCGCGACACGTTCAGTGCCGACCTGCTGCAGCTCATCTCGAGCTCGACGAACAAGTTCTTGCAGCTGGTGTTCGCCGAGGACATCGGGATGGGCGCGGAGACCCGCAAGCGCACCCCGACGCTGTCGACGCAGTTCAAAAAGAGTCTCGACTCGCTCATGAAAACGCTCGCCCAGTGCCAACCGTTCTTCATCCGCTGCATCAAGCCGAACGAGCTGAAGAGGCCGATGATGTTCGATCGGGCGCTCTGCTGCCGGCAGCTGCGCTACTCCGGCATGATGGAAACGATCCGCATCCGGCGTGCCGGGTACCCGATCCGGCACAACTTCCGGGACTTTGTCGAGCGCTATCGCTTCCTGATCAACGGCGTGCCACCGGCGCATCGGACCGACTGCCGGATGGCGACGTCGAAGATCTGCGCCACGGTGCTGGGCCGATCCGACTACCAGCTCGGGCACACGAAGGTGTTCCTGAAGGATGCGCACGATCTGTTCCTCGAGCAGGAGCGTGACCGGGTGCTGACGCGCAAGATTCTCATTCTGCAGCGATCGATCCGGGGCTGGGTGTACCGGAGGCGCTTCCTGCGCATGCGCCAGGCGGCCATCACGATCCAGAAGCACTGGAAGGGGTACGCGCAGCGGGAGCGTTACCGGAAGATGCGCATTGGCTACATGCGCCTGCAGGCGCTGATCCGTTCGCGGGTTCTCAGCCACCGGTTTCGGCACCTGCGGGGCCATATCGTGCGCCTGCAAGCCCGCATCCGGGGTTACCTGGTGCGGCGCGAGTACGGCCACAAGATGTGGGCGGTGATCAAGATTCAGTCGCACGTGCGGCGCATGATCGCGATGAAGCGCTACCACAAGTTGAAGCTCGAGTACCGGCGTCACCACGAGGCACTCCGCTTGCGGCGGATGGAGGAGGAAGAGCTGAAGCACCAGGGCAACAAGCGGGCGAAGGAGATCGCCGAGCAGCACTACCGGGACCGGTTGAACGAGATCGAACGGAAGGACCTGGAGATCGAGCTGGAGGAGCGGCGGCGTGTGGAGGTGAAGAAGAACATCATCAACGATGCGGCCCGCAAAGCGGACGAACCGGTCGACGATAGCAAGCTGGTGGAGGCGATGTTCGATTTCCTGCCCGACTCGAGCAGCGAGGCGCCGACACCGCACGGTGGCCGCGAGACGTCCGTCTTCAACGACCTGCCGGTGAACGCTGGCAACCACGAGGACATCATCGGGCCGATCCACACCATctccgaggacgaggaggaccTGTCGGAGTTCAAGTTCCAGAAGTTCGCCGCCACCTACTTCCAGGGCAACATCACGCACTACTACTCGCGCAAGCCCCTCAAGCACCCGCTGTTGCCGCTCCACACCCAAGGCGATCAGCTGGCGGCGCAAGCGCTCTGGATCACGATCCTGCGCTTTACGGGCGATCTGCCGGAGCCGCGCTACCACACGATGGACCGCGACAATACGTCCGTGATGTCGAAGGTCACGGCTACGCTGGGGCGTAACTTTATCCGCAGCAAGGAGTTTCAGGAGGCACAAATGATGGGACTCGACCCGGAGGCGTTCCTGAAGCAGAAGCCCCGCTCGATCCGCCACAAGCTCGTCTCGTTGACGCTCAAGCGCAAGAACAAGCTGGGCGAGGacgtgcggcggcggctgcaggACGAGGAGTACACGGCGGACAGCTACCAGTCGTGGCTGGAGTCACGCCCGACGTCCAACCTCGAGAAGCTCCACTTCATCATCGGGCACGGTATCCTGCGGGCGGAGCTGCGGGACGAGATCTACTGCCAGATCTGCAAGCAGCTCACCAACAACCCGTCGAAGTCGTCGCACGCCCGCGGCTGGATCCTGCTGTCGCTCTGCGTCGGGTGCTTCGCGCCATCGGAGAAGTTCGTCAACTACCTGCGCTCGTTCATCCGCGAGGGTCCCCCCGGTTACGCACCGTACTGCGAGGAGCGGCTGAAGCGCACGTTCAACAACGGCACGCGCAACCAGCCACCGTCCTGGCTCGAGCTGCAGGCGACCAAGTCGAAGAAGCCGATCATGCTGCCGATCACGTTCATGGACGGCAACACGAAGACGCTGCTGGCCGACTCGGCCACCACGGCCCGGGAGCTGTGCAACCAGCTGTCGGACAAGATCACGCTCAAGGATCAGTTCGGCTTCTCGCTGTACATCGCGCTGTTCGACAAGGTGTCGTCgctcggcagcggcggcgaccaCGTGATGGACGCGATCTCGCAGTGCGAGCAGTACGCGAAGGAGCAGGGCGCCCAGGAGCGGAACGCTCCGTGGCGGCTGTTCTTCCGCAAGGAAATCTTCGCCCCGTGGCACAACCCGATCGAGGACCAGGTGGCCACCAACCTGATCTACCAGCAGGTGGTGCGGGGCGTCAAGTTCGGCGAGTACCGGTGCGACAAGGAGGAGGACCTGGCGATGATCGCCGCCCAGCAGTACTACATCGAGTACAGCACCGACATGTCGATGGACCGGCTGTACACGCTGCTGCCGAACTTCATCCCCGACTACTGCCTGACGGGGATCGAGAaggcgatcgatcgctgggCCGCGCTCGTGCTGACGGCGTACAAGAAGAGCTACTACCTGAAGGACAAGGCGGCCGCCCTCAAGGTGAAGGAGGACGTGGTCAGCTACGCCAAGTATAAGTGGCCGCTGCTGTTTTCGCGCTTCTACGAAGCCTACAG AAACTCTGGTCCAAACCTGCCGAAGAACGACGTCATCATTGCGGTCAACTGGACCGGGGTGTACGTGGTGGACGACCAGGAACAGGTGCTGCTCGAGCTGTCCTTCCCGGAGATTACGGCCGTTTCGAGCCAGAAAACGAACAAAGTGTTCACCCAAACCTTCTCACTGTCGACGGTGCGGAACGAGGAGTTCACCTTCCAGAGCCCGAACGCAGAGGACATTCGGGACCTGGTGGTGTACTTTCTGGAGGGATTGAAGAAACG CTCAAAGTATGTGATAGCACTGCAGGACTACAAGGCCCCGGGAGAGGGAACCAGTTTCCTGTCCTTCCTGAAGGGTGATCTGATCATTCTGGAGGACGAAAGCACCGGTGAAACGGTCCTGAACTCCGGCTGGTGTATAG GTTGCTGCGAACGAACGCAGGAGCGTGGAGATTTCCCGGCGGAAATCGTGTACGTCCTTCCGACGCTCACGAAACCCCCACCGGACATACTGGCCCTGTTTAGCGTGGAGGACGCCCACCACGGTAAGCGGCTGAACTCGGTTCACTCGAACGGTAGCAGCGAGGGCCGGGATCGACCGCACTCGTTGGCCGAGTACTCGCTCGAccacttccggccaccgccgaagcgCACGATGTCGAAGGCGCTGAGCACGCTCAGCTCGAAGCGGGGCACCGATGAGCTGTGGCGCTACTCGCGCGATCCGCTCAAGCAGCcgctgctgaagaagctgctCGCCAAGGAGGAACTGTCCGAGGAGTCCTGCCTGGCGTTCGTTGCCATCATGAAGTACATGGGAGATCTGCCATCGAAGCGGCCGCGCATCGGCAACGAGATCACCGATCACATCTTCGACGGTCCGCTCAAGCACGAGATCCTGCGCGACGAAATCTACTGCCAGCTGATGAAGCAGCTGACcgacaaccggaaccggctgtCGGAGGAGCGCGGCTGGGAGCTGATGTGGCTGTCCACCGGCCTGTTCGCGTGTagccagcagctgctgaaAGAGCTGACGCTCTTCCTGCGGACCCGCCGCCATCCGATCTCGCAGGACTCGCTACACCGGCTACAGAAGACGATCCGCAACGGGCAGCGCAAGTACCCGCCGCACCAGGTCGAGGTGGAAGCGATCCAGCACAAGACGACACAGATCTTCCACAAGGTCTACTTCCCGGACGACACGGACGAGGCGTTCGAGGTGGACTCGTCGACCCGGGCGAAGGACTTCTGCCACAACATCTCCCAGCGGCTGAACCTGCGCTCGAGCGAGGGCTTCAGTTTGTTCGTGAAGATCGCCGACAAGGTGATCTCGGTGCCGGAGGGTGACTTCTTCTTCGACTTTGTGCGCCACCTGACGGACTGGATCAAGAAGGCGCGGCCGACGCGCGACGGCTCCAATCCCCAGTTCACGTACCAGGTGTTCTTCATGAAGAAGCTCTGGACGAACACGGTCCCGGGCAAGGACCGGAACGCGGACCTGATCTTCCACTACCACCAGGAGCTGCCGAAGCTGCTGCGGGGGTACCACAAGTGCTCGAAGGAGGAAGCGATCAAACTGGCCGCGCTCGTCTACCGGGTACGCTTCGGCGAGAGCAAACAGGAACTGCAAGCTATACC ACAAATGCTGCGCGAACTTATTCCTTCCGATTTGATCAAGCTGCAGAACGTGAACGACTGGAAGCGCTCAATAGTGGCGGCCTACAACCAGGACGCCGGAATGTCACCGGAGGATGCCAAAATCACTTTTCTGAAGATCGTCTACAG ATGGCCAACGTTTGGTTCGGCATTCTTCGAAGTGAAACAGACGACCGAACCCAACTACCCGGAAATGCTGCTGATCGCGATCAACAAACACGGTGTCAGCCTTATTCACCCCAGTTCCAAG GATATTCTGGTGACGCATCCGTTCACGCGCATCTCGAACTGGTCGTCCGGCAACACGTACTTCCACATGACGATCGGGAACCTGGTGCGCGGCTCGAAGCTCCTCTGCGAAACCTCGCTCGGCTACAAGATGGACGACCTGCTGACGTCCTACATTTCGCTCATGCTCACCAACATGAACAAGCAGCGCACGATACGAGtcaagtag